One part of the Vitis riparia cultivar Riparia Gloire de Montpellier isolate 1030 chromosome 8, EGFV_Vit.rip_1.0, whole genome shotgun sequence genome encodes these proteins:
- the LOC117920075 gene encoding protein trichome birefringence-like 34: MASTNQFLGFRNESPVTGKGKVNMVQKLHMVAGTWGVRCSFHSLMGLLVATLVVAAVYMTGEGGRWLEDRKSICQNCGESSCSGCNLFSGKWVFDNSSHPLYKEKQCTFMSDQLACEKFGRQDLSYQNWRWQPHQCDLPRFNATALLERLRGKRLVFVGDSLNRGQWVSMVCLVDSSIPPNLKSMHTNGSLTTFKATEYNATIEFYWAPMLVESNSDDPVMHRLPERVVRVQAIEKHARHWTDADILVFNTYLWWRRSKMKVLWGSFESPDGIYKDVEMVRVYEMALKTWSDWLEVHVNRSKTQLFFVSMSPTHQRAEEWGAAEGQNCYSETELISQEGYWGNGSCRKMMGVVDDTIDRLKKRGVNVKVLNITQLSEYRKEGHPSIYRKQWEPLTEDQLSDPKSYADCIHWCLPGVPDVWNELLYAYLHY, translated from the exons atggcttcCACCAACCAGTTTTTGGGATTTAGAAACGAGTCCCCAGTCACTGGCAAAGGGAAGGTGAATATGGTACAGAAATTGCACATGGTGGCCGGAACATGGGGTGTGAGGTGCAGCTTTCATTCCCTTATGGGCCTCCTGGTGGCTACACTGGTTGTTGCTGCTGTTTATATGACAGGAGAGGGTGGACGGTGGTTGGAAGATCGGAAGTCAATATGTCAGAACTGCGGTGAATCGTCGTGCTCTGGGTGCAATTTGTTCTCGGGCAAGTGGGTGTTTGATAATAGCTCTCACCCTTTGTACAAGGAGAAGCAATGCACTTTCATGTCTGATCAGTTGGCTTGTGAGAAGTTTGGGAGGCAGGATTTGAGctatcagaattggagatggcAGCCTCACCAATGTGATCTCCCCAG GTTCAATGCCACAGCATTGCTGGAGAGGCTGAGGGGTAAGAGGCTTGTGTTCGTCGGCGATTCACTTAATAGGGGCCAGTGGGTTTCAATGGTCTGCCTGGTTGATTCATCCATCCCTCCAAACCTCAAATCCATGCACACCAATGGCTCCTTGACCACCTTCAAGGCCACT GAATACAATGCCACTATAGAGTTCTATTGGGCCCCAATGCTAGTGGAATCGAACTCTGATGATCCAGTGATGCACCGATTACCAGAACGGGTTGTGAGAGTGCAAGCAATTGAAAAGCACGCAAGGCATTGGACTGATGCAGACATACTCGTTTTCAACACCTATCTTTGGTGGAGAAGGTCCAAAATGAAAGTTCT GTGGGGATCATTTGAAAGCCCAGATGGGATTTACAAAGATGTAGAGATGGTACGCGTTTATGAGATGGCTCTCAAAACTTGGTCAGATTGGTTGGAAGTTCATGTCAACAGAAGCAAGACCCAGTTGTTTTTCGTTAGCATGTCCCCAACTCACCAAAG GGCTGAAGAATGGGGTGCAGCAGAAGGTCAAAATTGTTACAGTGAAACAGAACTGATTTCACAAGAGGGATACTGGGGAAATGGATCATGCCGCAAAATGATGGGAGTAGTAGACGACACAATCGATAGATTGAAAAAAAGAGGTGTGAATGTGAAAGTTCTTAACATTACACAACTTTCAGAGTACAGGAAAGAGGGCCACCCATCTATCTACAGGAAGCAGTGGGAACCTCTAACAGAAGACCAATTATCAGACCCGAAAAGTTATGCAGATTGTATACATTGGTGCCTCCCTGGGGTCCCAGATGTATGGAATGAGCTCCTGTATGCCTACTTGCATTATTGA